From Vitis vinifera cultivar Pinot Noir 40024 chromosome 5, ASM3070453v1, the proteins below share one genomic window:
- the LOC100252835 gene encoding chlorophyllase-2, with amino-acid sequence MASHLTGVMSSSTCSTTATNVFEIGKHITVLLRAEPGTCTTKSSLPVPPPLQLLIATPSEAGEFPLLLLLHGYLLYNSFYSQLIQHIASHGFIVLAPQLYTVAGPDSSEEINSAAAVTNWLSKGLHDLLPPHVRPNLSKLGLAGHSRGGKTAFALALRKASTSLKFSALIGIDPVDGMDKGKQTPPPVLTYVPHSFDLDMAVMVIGSGLGEVKRNPLFPPCAPKGVNHEDFFKECREPACYFLAKDYGHLDMLDDETNGIRGKATHCLCRNGKSREPMRRFVGGIVIAFMKAYLEGDNSSLISIRDGHATAPVELQNVEFLV; translated from the exons ATGGCTTCACACTTAACTGGGGTCATGTCTTCTTCTACATGTTCCACCACTGCTACAAATGTTTTTGAGATTGGAAAGCACATCACAGTGCTTCTAAGAGCTGAACCAGGCACTTGCACCACCAAGTCATCTCTTCCTGTTCCCCCTCCACTGCAACTCTTGATTGCTACGCCCTCTGAAGCAGGGGAGTTCCCGCTGCTGCTCCTCCTTCATGGTTATCTTCTCTATAACTCTTTCTACTCCCAGCTCATCCAACACATagcctctcatggtttcattgTTCTTGCTCCTCAG TTATACACTGTGGCTGGACCAGATTCAAGCGAAGAGATCAACTCCGCAGCTGCTGTAACAAATTGGTTATCCAAAGGACTCCATGACTTACTTCCTCCCCATGTTCGGCCAAATTTAAGCAAACTAGGACTTGCCGGCCATAGTCGTGGAGGCAAAACTGCTTTTGCTCTAGCACTGAgaaaagcatccacttctctgAAATTTTCAGCCTTGATAGGCATAGACCCGGTGGATGGAATGGACAAAGGGAAACAAACCCCTCCACCGGTACTCACCTATGTTCCTCATTCATTTGATCTAGACATGGCAGTAATGGTAATTGGTTCGGGTTTGGGTGAAGTGAAAAGGAACCCTCTGTTCCCTCCTTGTGCCCCCAAGGGCGTAAACCATGAGGACTTCTTTAAAGAATGCCGTGAACCAGCTTGTTATTTTCTTGCCAAGGACTATGGCCATCTTGACATGCTAGACGATGAGACTAATGGAATTAGAGGGAAAGCTACACATTGTTTGTGTAGAAATGGGAAGTCTAGAGAACCCATGAGGAGGTTTGTTGGAGGCATTGTGATTGCATTTATGAAAGCTTATTTGGAAGGCGATAACAGCAGTCTAATCTCCATTAGAGATGGGCATGCTACTGCACCAGTGGAGCTTCAAAATGTTGAGTTTCTCGTGTGA